Proteins encoded within one genomic window of Naumovozyma dairenensis CBS 421 chromosome 6, complete genome:
- the TOM70 gene encoding protein channel TOM70 (similar to Saccharomyces cerevisiae TOM71 (YHR117W) and TOM70 (YNL121C); ancestral locus Anc_2.152): protein MSSDNSIKGFVSRNRTAIIATIAAGTTAVGAYYYYTQLQAQQQENVRPKEDTDKSTATKKEKKKSKGKESKKPQEDTPTTKKPIYLVDSNGEPNLSDIDSLTEETKNEWAMALKDKGNELFKTSKFEDAIKYYHYALKLKDDPIYYSNISACYASLLQYEKVIEYATKALKLRPTFSKVLMRRALAYEAMGNFGDAMFDISACSLNGDMNDASIEPILERILNKQAEFVLKEKISANKEQNLPSSTPLASFFRVFKPETSFANYEESNEADRELMNGLTNLYKNSEEGFQIADKSFLKAAELFKDQLSQNKDNEAIKEKTAIALEYSGILYYMKNETLKAHDSIKSAIELHPRVNSYIYQSLIGSDSTTTSEYLQNFDKALELEPNNPAIYYHRGQSYFIAQQYEKAGKDFDKVKELDENNIFAYIQLACLAYRESKFDDCETLFSEARRKFPTAPEVPNFFAEVLADRGESEKAMKEFDKAIELEAKTPEEIHVGIAPLIGKATLLISKPTVENFVEGIQLLQEACDKDPRSEQARLGLAQLKLQQEDIDEAIQLFEEAAELAKSYEEKLQATTFAEAAKIQKRIRADPAMDAKIRQTIEQMRSQMSM, encoded by the coding sequence ATGTCATCTGACAATTCCATAAAGGGATTCGTCTCGAGAAATAGAACAGCCATCATAGCAACCATTGCTGCCGGTACCACTGCTGTAGGtgcttattattattatactcAATTACAAgcacaacaacaagagaATGTAAGACCTAAAGAAGATACTGATAAATCTACTGCAacaaagaaggaaaagaagaaatccAAAGGGAAAGAAAGTAAGAAACCACAAGAAGATACACCAACTACAAAAAAGCCTATTTACCTAGTGGATTCGAACGGGGAACCAAATTTAAGTGATATTGATTCCTTAACCGAAGAAACTAAAAATGAATGGGCTATGGCATTAAAGGATAAAGgtaatgaattatttaaaactAGCAAATTCGAAGATGcaattaaatattatcaCTATgcattgaaattgaaagacGACCCAATCTACTACTCCAACATTTCCGCTTGTTACGCCTCTTTGTTACAATATGAAAAAGTTATCGAATATGCCACAAAGGCATTAAAATTAAGACCGactttttcaaaagttttaaTGAGAAGGGCATTAGCTTATGAAGCTATGGGTAATTTTGGTGATGCGATGTTTGATATCTCTGCTTGCTCTTTGAATGGTGATATGAATGATGCGTCCATTGAACCAATCTTAGAAAGAATCTTAAATAAACAAGCTGAATTTGTCttgaaggaaaaaatttcagctaataaagaacaaaattTACCATCTTCCACTCCATTGGCATCATTTTTCCGTGTTTTCAAACCAGAAACTTCATTTGCTAACTATGAGGAGTCTAATGAAGCTGACAGGGAATTAATGAATGGGTTAACTAACTTGTATAAAAACTCTGAAGAAGGTTTCCAAATTGCTGATAAATCATTCTTAAAGGCTGCTGAGTTGTTCAAAGATCAATTATCCCAAAATAAAGACAATGAAGctataaaggaaaaaacGGCGATTGCCCTTGAATATTCTGGTATCTTATATTAcatgaaaaatgaaacattaAAAGCTCACGATTCTATTAAATCGGCTATTGAGTTACATCCAAGAGTTAATTCATACATTTACCAAAGTTTAATTGGATCTGACAGCACTACTACCTCTgaatatttacaaaatttcGACAAAGCCCTAGAATTGGAACCTAATAATCCTgcaatttattatcatcgtGGCCAATCTTATTTCATTGCTCAACAATATGAAAAAGCTGGTaaagattttgataaagTTAAAGAATTAGACGAAAATAACATATTTGCTTACATTCAATTAGCTTGTTTGGCTTATCGTGAAAGTAAATTCGATGATTGTGAAACTTTATTCAGTGAAGCAAGAAGAAAGTTCCCAACTGCTCCAGAAGtaccaaatttttttgCTGAAGTTTTAGCTGATAGAGGTGAAAGTGAAAAGGCCATGAAGGAATTTGATAAAGCTATCGAATTAGAAGCGAAGACTCCAGAGGAAATTCACGTTGGTATCGCTCCTTTAATTGGTAAAGCtactttattaatttctaAACCAACCGTTGAGAATTTTGTTGAAGGTATCCaattattacaagaagCTTGTGACAAGGATCCAAGATCTGAACAAGCCAGATTGGGTCTTGCTCAATTGAAGTTACAGCAggaagatattgatgaagcaattcaattatttgaagaagccGCCGAACTTGCTAAGAgttatgaagaaaaattgcAAGCAACTACTTTTGCTGAAGCTGCGAAGAttcaaaaaagaattagagCCGATCCAGCCATGGATGCTAAAATTAGACAAACTATTGAACAAATGCGTTCTCAGATGTCAATGTGA
- the MRP35 gene encoding mitochondrial 54S ribosomal protein bL35m (similar to Saccharomyces cerevisiae YNL122C; ancestral locus Anc_2.151): MENHTNHLGSLIYLASNIRYFQGNPKSYNLTPDMFTVSSMSSLFKTGLLSMGLKGQSFNSLVITRNLMKTHKGAAKRWRKSAQGFKRGIAGRNHGNVGWSHRYLNKLTGRKEADPTHVKHLKRMLPYH, from the coding sequence ATGGAAAATCACACGAATCACCTAGGATCGTTAATCTACTTAGCAAGCAATATTAGGTATTTTCAAGGAAATCCGAAGAGCTATAACCTTACTCCAGACATGTTCACGGTATCGTCTATGTCATCATTGTTCAAGACGGGCTTGTTGTCAATGGGCCTAAAAGGACAATCATTCAATAGCCTAGTAATAACGAGAAACTTGATGAAAACACATAAGGGAGCAGCAAAACGGTGGAGGAAATCTGCTCAAGGTTTCAAAAGAGGTATTGCAGGTAGGAATCACGGTAATGTTGGATGGTCACATAGATATTTGAACAAATTAACCGGGAGGAAAGAAGCTGATCCAACACATGTTAAGCATCTAAAGAGAATGTTGCCATATCATTGA